From a single Rhizobium lusitanum genomic region:
- a CDS encoding NAD(P)/FAD-dependent oxidoreductase, with protein sequence MDENKRTVIVVGAGIIGAAIAFELQRRGRQVTLVDKDEPGEGASFGNMASIALDFAAGSGPSTWAKIPRWLLDPEGPVWLRPSYAPKMLPWFLRFIAAGRPSRLREIEDAGMSLSRYALGDFRTMLDALGVQELMTEEGCLAIYETESEFAGDRAHIELMRRYGLEHKILSGTEIRDHEPALSPKIAKAVLLPDNKSIRNPYQLVLKLVEAAKALGATFASGSVRTVERQAKGVVTVLLEDGRRLEANDVVLAAGVRTRFIASALGEPIPLETERGYHTQIMKPGIDMRYSIIWPHRAFMVTPTAGGIRVGGNVELAGLDAPPDFRRPRILVRHAQRVLPGLQVGDAKDWMGHRPALPDTIPIISPSSRISGVWYATGHGHLGLTFSATTARLMADMMTGITPEVDMTPFRINRY encoded by the coding sequence ATGGACGAAAACAAGCGTACGGTTATCGTTGTCGGCGCCGGTATCATCGGCGCGGCCATCGCCTTCGAATTGCAACGGCGCGGCCGGCAGGTGACGCTTGTCGACAAGGACGAACCGGGCGAGGGCGCCTCCTTTGGCAATATGGCGAGCATCGCGCTCGATTTCGCCGCCGGTTCCGGCCCGTCCACCTGGGCAAAAATTCCCCGCTGGCTGCTGGACCCGGAAGGCCCGGTCTGGCTGAGACCTTCCTACGCGCCGAAAATGCTGCCCTGGTTCCTGCGCTTCATTGCCGCCGGTCGTCCGTCGCGATTGAGAGAGATCGAGGATGCCGGCATGAGCCTGTCGCGCTATGCTCTCGGTGATTTCAGAACAATGCTCGATGCCCTCGGCGTGCAGGAACTGATGACGGAGGAAGGGTGCCTCGCCATCTACGAGACCGAATCCGAATTCGCCGGTGATCGTGCCCATATCGAGCTGATGCGGCGTTACGGCCTGGAGCACAAAATTCTCTCGGGTACGGAAATCCGCGACCATGAACCGGCGCTTTCTCCGAAAATTGCCAAGGCAGTGCTGCTGCCGGATAACAAGTCGATCCGCAATCCCTATCAGCTCGTCCTCAAGCTGGTGGAGGCTGCAAAAGCCCTCGGCGCCACCTTTGCCTCCGGTTCGGTCCGAACCGTCGAGCGGCAGGCGAAGGGCGTGGTGACCGTGCTTCTCGAAGACGGGCGGCGGCTGGAGGCCAATGATGTGGTGCTTGCCGCCGGTGTCCGCACGCGGTTCATTGCCTCGGCGCTGGGCGAGCCGATCCCGCTCGAGACCGAGCGCGGTTATCACACGCAGATCATGAAGCCCGGCATCGACATGCGCTATTCGATCATCTGGCCGCATCGCGCCTTCATGGTGACGCCGACGGCCGGCGGCATCCGCGTCGGCGGCAATGTCGAGCTGGCCGGCCTCGATGCGCCCCCGGATTTTCGCCGCCCGCGCATTCTCGTTCGTCATGCCCAGCGGGTGCTGCCCGGCTTGCAGGTGGGGGACGCCAAGGACTGGATGGGCCATCGCCCGGCGCTGCCCGACACGATCCCGATCATCTCACCGTCATCTCGCATTTCCGGCGTCTGGTACGCTACTGGCCACGGCCATCTCGGGCTCACCTTTTCGGCGACGACAGCGCGGTTGATGGCCGATATGATGACCGGCATCACACCGGAGGTCGACATGACCCCGTTCCGCATCAATCGCTACTAG
- a CDS encoding SDR family oxidoreductase, with the protein MSETEKPVALITGGGRGMGEAIARELAASGYRLALMSPSESCEKLAAELGGVASRGVAEKAEDIQAIFDLTMKSYGRVDAVVNHTGHPPKGDLLDITDESWTLGSDMMILSLVRMARLVTPVMQKQGKGAFVNITTFAAYEPSLVFPVSCTYRAAAGAFTKLYSDRYAADNIRMNCILPGYIDSLNHKPETADKVPMKRIGLMSEIAKTAAFLLSDGAGYITGQNIRVDGGVTRHV; encoded by the coding sequence ATGTCCGAGACCGAAAAACCTGTCGCGCTGATCACCGGCGGTGGCCGTGGAATGGGTGAGGCAATCGCTCGCGAACTGGCCGCCAGCGGCTATCGCCTGGCGCTGATGTCGCCTTCCGAAAGCTGTGAGAAATTGGCGGCTGAACTTGGTGGCGTCGCCTCGCGCGGTGTGGCTGAAAAGGCCGAGGATATCCAGGCAATCTTCGACCTGACGATGAAGAGCTATGGCCGCGTCGACGCCGTGGTCAACCATACCGGCCATCCGCCGAAAGGCGATCTGCTCGATATAACCGACGAGAGCTGGACGCTCGGCTCCGACATGATGATCCTGTCGCTGGTGCGCATGGCGCGGCTGGTGACGCCGGTCATGCAGAAGCAGGGCAAGGGCGCCTTCGTCAACATCACCACTTTCGCGGCCTACGAACCGTCGCTGGTCTTCCCGGTCTCCTGCACCTATCGCGCGGCCGCCGGCGCCTTCACCAAGCTCTACTCGGATCGTTACGCGGCCGACAATATTCGGATGAACTGCATCCTGCCCGGCTATATAGACAGCCTGAACCATAAGCCGGAAACCGCCGACAAGGTGCCGATGAAGCGCATCGGCCTGATGAGCGAGATCGCCAAGACGGCGGCCTTCCTGCTCTCCGACGGCGCCGGCTACATCACCGGCCAGAATATTCGCGTCGATGGCGGCGTCACCCGTCACGTCTGA
- a CDS encoding 4-hydroxyproline epimerase, protein MRWKRTIQLLDVHCEGEIGRVAIGGVPKIPGNTIAEQLHWLNTDPKGEELRRFLVLEPRGAPIGSVNLLLPARHPDADAAFIILQPDQAHASSGSNSICVTTALLESGIVEMKEPETVVTLETAAGLVRATATCRDGRCEKVRLTMVPSFVHELDVEIDTPQWGRIKLDLCYGGIFYALVDVGQIGLTIEKAKAASLVQAGMVLKELINRTVPVVHPEIPAISGVAYVMFRDIDADGAIRTCTTMWPGRADRSPCGTGNSANLATLHACGKAKVGDVFKSRSIIGSEFEVGLQAETEVAGKPAIIPTITGRGFTFGLSQVALDPFDPMANGFAMTDVWGPLAGEI, encoded by the coding sequence ATGAGATGGAAGCGCACGATCCAGTTGCTGGATGTCCATTGCGAGGGTGAAATCGGCAGGGTCGCGATCGGCGGCGTGCCGAAGATCCCCGGCAATACGATCGCCGAGCAATTGCATTGGCTGAACACCGACCCGAAGGGCGAAGAGCTGCGCCGTTTTCTGGTGCTGGAGCCGCGCGGTGCGCCGATCGGTTCGGTCAACCTGCTGCTGCCGGCCAGGCATCCCGACGCCGATGCCGCCTTCATCATCCTGCAGCCGGATCAGGCGCATGCGAGTTCCGGCTCCAATTCCATCTGCGTGACCACGGCACTGCTCGAATCCGGCATCGTCGAGATGAAGGAGCCGGAAACGGTGGTGACGCTCGAAACCGCCGCCGGGCTGGTCAGGGCAACCGCCACCTGCCGCGACGGCCGTTGCGAGAAGGTCCGCCTCACCATGGTGCCGTCCTTCGTGCATGAGCTGGATGTCGAGATCGACACGCCGCAATGGGGCAGGATCAAGCTTGATCTCTGCTATGGCGGCATTTTCTATGCGCTGGTCGATGTTGGCCAGATCGGCCTGACGATCGAAAAGGCCAAGGCCGCATCGCTGGTCCAGGCGGGCATGGTGCTCAAGGAGTTGATCAACCGCACGGTCCCGGTCGTCCATCCGGAAATTCCGGCAATCTCCGGCGTCGCCTATGTGATGTTCCGGGACATCGATGCCGACGGCGCGATCCGTACCTGCACGACCATGTGGCCCGGCCGCGCCGACCGCTCACCCTGCGGTACCGGCAATTCCGCCAATCTGGCGACGCTGCATGCCTGCGGCAAGGCTAAGGTCGGCGATGTCTTCAAGTCCCGCTCGATCATCGGTTCGGAATTCGAAGTCGGCCTGCAGGCGGAGACTGAAGTGGCCGGCAAGCCCGCTATCATCCCCACCATTACGGGCCGTGGCTTCACCTTCGGCCTGAGCCAGGTGGCGCTCGATCCGTTCGATCCGATGGCGAATGGTTTTGCGATGACGGACGTGTGGGGGCCGTTGGCGGGGGAGATCTAA
- a CDS encoding RbsD/FucU family protein, with amino-acid sequence MLKGIDPLLSPELLATLRAMGHGDEIALVDGNYPGLEHARRLIRLDGHGVVRVLDAILSVLPIDDFVPQAIFRATVKQDRDVVDPVHAEMIEVCARHVPDIKVVPLLPAEFYERVKQTHALVQTSEPRLYGNIILRKGVIYPG; translated from the coding sequence ATGCTGAAGGGCATTGACCCGCTGTTGAGCCCCGAGCTGTTGGCGACGCTGCGCGCCATGGGCCATGGCGACGAAATCGCCCTCGTTGACGGCAATTATCCGGGCCTCGAACACGCCCGCCGCCTCATCCGCCTCGACGGCCATGGCGTCGTGCGGGTGCTCGACGCCATACTCAGCGTCCTGCCGATCGACGATTTCGTACCGCAGGCGATTTTCCGCGCAACGGTGAAACAGGACCGCGACGTGGTCGATCCCGTGCACGCGGAGATGATCGAGGTCTGCGCTCGACATGTCCCCGACATCAAGGTCGTGCCGCTGCTGCCGGCGGAATTCTACGAGCGGGTGAAGCAGACGCATGCGCTGGTGCAGACCAGCGAGCCACGGCTCTATGGGAACATCATTTTGCGCAAGGGCGTGATCTATCCGGGATAG
- a CDS encoding ROK family transcriptional regulator, which yields MSPLQDHEETPTSPLILDPSGGANQVRVRAHNERLVLSLVRRHGALSKADIARRSGLSAQTVSVIMRALEKDGLLSRGEPVRGRVGQPSIPMRLNPDAVLSFGVKIGRRSADLVLMDFVGQIRMQLHQIYPYPLPQDILSFVTSGIQELEARLSKEERLRLAGLGIAAPFELWNWAEEVGAPDGAMDVWRGVDLQAEIATRVPYPVYLQNDATSACGAELVFGVGPHYPDFVYFFIGSFLGGGIVLNSSIFVGRTGTAGALGPLPVRGRNGETQQLLEIASIFVLENLLRDHGFDPQPLWYSADNWIDFGEPLEIWIQETARALAQAIVAAASVIDFSAAVIDGGFPDWVRERIVRATIKAVAELDLQGVVMPEIIEGAVGPQARAIGGASLPIFARYLIDQNILFKEIEHAEGH from the coding sequence ATGTCTCCCCTGCAAGACCATGAGGAAACGCCGACATCGCCTTTGATTCTCGACCCCAGCGGGGGTGCGAATCAGGTTCGGGTACGTGCGCACAACGAACGGCTGGTGCTGTCGCTCGTGCGTCGTCACGGCGCGCTGTCGAAAGCCGACATCGCTCGGCGCAGCGGCCTGTCGGCGCAGACCGTCTCCGTCATCATGCGGGCGCTGGAGAAGGACGGACTGCTATCGCGCGGCGAACCGGTGCGCGGCCGCGTCGGGCAACCTTCGATTCCAATGCGGCTCAATCCGGATGCTGTGCTCTCCTTTGGCGTCAAGATCGGGCGGCGCAGCGCCGACCTCGTGCTGATGGATTTTGTCGGGCAAATCCGGATGCAGCTTCATCAGATCTATCCCTATCCACTGCCGCAGGACATCCTGTCCTTCGTCACGTCAGGTATTCAGGAACTGGAAGCGCGCCTCAGCAAAGAAGAGCGCCTCCGGCTTGCCGGGCTTGGCATCGCCGCGCCGTTCGAACTCTGGAACTGGGCGGAGGAGGTCGGCGCGCCCGATGGCGCGATGGACGTCTGGCGCGGCGTCGACCTGCAGGCGGAAATCGCCACCCGCGTGCCCTACCCCGTCTATTTGCAGAACGACGCCACCAGCGCCTGCGGCGCGGAACTGGTCTTCGGCGTCGGCCCGCATTATCCGGATTTCGTCTATTTCTTCATCGGCTCCTTCCTCGGCGGCGGTATCGTTCTGAACTCTTCGATCTTCGTCGGGCGGACAGGAACCGCCGGCGCTCTCGGCCCCCTGCCGGTACGCGGACGCAATGGAGAAACCCAGCAGCTGCTCGAAATTGCCTCGATCTTCGTGCTCGAAAACCTGCTGCGGGATCACGGTTTCGATCCGCAGCCGCTCTGGTATTCGGCGGACAACTGGATCGATTTCGGCGAACCGCTGGAGATCTGGATCCAGGAAACAGCCAGGGCGCTGGCACAGGCGATCGTTGCGGCCGCCTCGGTCATCGATTTCAGCGCCGCCGTCATCGATGGCGGCTTTCCCGACTGGGTGCGCGAACGGATCGTACGCGCCACCATCAAGGCGGTCGCCGAACTCGACCTGCAGGGCGTCGTCATGCCCGAAATCATCGAAGGCGCGGTCGGTCCGCAGGCGCGCGCCATCGGCGGCGCCAGCTTGCCTATCTTTGCGCGCTACCTCATCGACCAAAACATCCTCTTCAAGGAGATAGAGCATGCTGAAGGGCATTGA
- a CDS encoding sugar ABC transporter substrate-binding protein, with product MKKSVISAALAALAIGVAFAAPAKAADVSACLITKTDTNPFFVKMKEGATAKAKELGVTLKSYAGKIDGDSESQVAAIESCIASGAKGILITASDTKGIVSSVKKARDAGLLVIALDTPLEPADAADATFATDNLLAGKLIGEWANKTLGAKAKDAKIGFLDLTPSQPSVDVLRDQGFMIGFGIDPKDPNKIGDETDPRIVGHDVTNGNEEGGRKAMENLLQKDSSINVIHTINEPAAVGAYQALKAVGLEKQVLIVSVDGGCPGVKSVKEGVIGATSQQYPLMMAALGVEAIKKFADTGEKPKPTEGKSFFDTGVSLVTDKPVSGLKSIDTKEGTAKCWG from the coding sequence ATGAAGAAATCTGTTATTTCCGCAGCACTCGCCGCTCTGGCGATCGGCGTCGCTTTTGCCGCGCCGGCCAAGGCTGCCGATGTTTCCGCCTGCCTGATCACCAAAACCGACACTAATCCCTTCTTCGTCAAGATGAAGGAAGGTGCGACAGCCAAGGCCAAGGAACTCGGCGTGACGCTGAAGTCCTACGCCGGCAAGATCGATGGTGACAGCGAAAGCCAGGTTGCTGCGATTGAAAGCTGCATCGCCAGCGGTGCCAAGGGTATCCTGATCACTGCTTCCGACACCAAGGGCATTGTTTCTTCGGTCAAGAAGGCACGCGATGCCGGCCTGCTGGTCATCGCGCTCGACACGCCGCTGGAACCGGCTGACGCCGCTGACGCGACCTTTGCCACCGACAACCTTCTCGCCGGCAAGCTGATCGGCGAATGGGCCAACAAGACGCTCGGCGCCAAGGCCAAGGACGCCAAGATCGGCTTCCTCGACCTGACGCCGTCGCAGCCTTCCGTCGACGTGCTGCGCGACCAGGGCTTCATGATCGGCTTCGGCATCGACCCGAAGGACCCGAACAAGATCGGTGACGAAACCGATCCGCGCATCGTCGGCCATGACGTTACCAACGGCAACGAGGAAGGTGGCCGCAAGGCCATGGAAAACCTCCTGCAGAAGGATTCGAGCATCAACGTCATTCATACGATCAACGAACCGGCTGCTGTCGGCGCCTATCAGGCTCTGAAGGCTGTCGGCTTGGAAAAGCAGGTTCTGATCGTGTCGGTTGACGGCGGTTGCCCGGGTGTCAAGTCCGTCAAGGAAGGCGTGATCGGCGCTACCTCGCAGCAGTATCCGCTGATGATGGCAGCCCTCGGCGTAGAGGCGATCAAGAAGTTCGCCGATACCGGCGAAAAGCCGAAGCCGACCGAAGGCAAGTCCTTCTTCGACACCGGCGTTTCGCTGGTGACGGACAAGCCGGTTTCCGGCCTGAAGTCGATCGACACCAAGGAAGGCACTGCGAAGTGCTGGGGCTAA
- a CDS encoding ABC transporter permease, with translation MPGAQEFEEVLDDSDKNVASFDQQNVSLLKRMQHFLHSTPAAVPLIVLVMAIVIFGIAIGGKFFSAYTLTLILQQIAIVGILASAQTLVILTAGIDLSIGVIMVISSVVMGNVAVTYGLPTPVAIIAGLAAGGLCGLLNGFLVANMKLPPFIVTLGTWNIVMATNFIYSANETIRDTDIDEQAPLLHLFAYSFRIGGAVFTLGVIATVILVLLLWYVLNHTAWGRHVYAVGDDPEAAKLAGIQTKKVLLAVYGISGLIAGLAAWVSIGRNGSVSPSSAVTDFNLQAITATVIGGISLFGGRGSILGTLFGAMIVGVVSMGLNMLGADPQWKVLLTGVLIIGAVAIDQWIRKVSA, from the coding sequence ATGCCCGGAGCACAGGAATTCGAAGAGGTTCTCGACGATAGCGACAAGAATGTCGCCTCGTTCGATCAACAGAATGTCTCTCTTCTCAAGCGCATGCAGCATTTCTTGCATTCGACGCCGGCAGCCGTACCGCTGATCGTGCTCGTGATGGCGATCGTCATCTTCGGTATCGCTATCGGCGGGAAGTTCTTCTCTGCCTATACGCTGACGCTGATCCTGCAGCAGATCGCCATCGTCGGCATTCTGGCTTCGGCGCAGACGCTGGTCATCCTGACCGCCGGCATCGATCTTTCGATCGGCGTGATCATGGTTATTTCCTCCGTCGTCATGGGCAACGTCGCTGTCACCTATGGCCTGCCGACGCCGGTTGCCATTATCGCCGGCCTGGCTGCTGGCGGCCTCTGTGGACTGCTCAACGGTTTTCTCGTCGCCAACATGAAGCTGCCGCCGTTCATCGTGACGCTCGGCACCTGGAATATCGTCATGGCGACGAATTTTATCTATTCCGCCAATGAAACAATCCGAGATACCGACATCGACGAACAGGCGCCGCTGCTGCATCTGTTCGCATACAGCTTCCGCATCGGTGGTGCGGTGTTCACCCTGGGTGTCATCGCCACGGTAATCTTGGTCCTCCTCCTCTGGTACGTCCTCAATCACACCGCCTGGGGCCGGCATGTCTATGCCGTCGGCGATGATCCGGAGGCGGCGAAGTTGGCCGGTATCCAGACCAAGAAGGTGCTGCTGGCCGTCTACGGCATTTCGGGCCTGATCGCCGGCTTGGCCGCCTGGGTCTCGATCGGCCGCAATGGCTCGGTCTCGCCCTCATCGGCTGTGACGGATTTCAATCTTCAGGCAATTACCGCGACCGTGATCGGCGGTATCTCGCTCTTCGGCGGCCGTGGGTCGATCCTCGGCACACTGTTCGGCGCGATGATCGTCGGCGTGGTTTCCATGGGCCTTAACATGCTCGGAGCCGATCCGCAGTGGAAAGTCCTTCTGACGGGTGTGCTGATCATCGGCGCCGTCGCGATCGATCAATGGATCAGAAAGGTATCGGCATGA
- a CDS encoding ATP-binding cassette domain-containing protein — protein sequence MDQKGIGMTVTGEPLLTARGLVKRYGRVTALDNADFDLYPGEILAVIGDNGAGKSSLIKAISGAVIPDEGEIKLEGKTVQFRSPMEAREAGIETVYQNLALSPALSIADNMFLGREIRKPGVLGSVFRMLDRPAMEKRARDKLTELGLMTIQNINQAVETLSGGQRQGVAVARAAAFGSRVVIMDEPTAALGVKESRKVLELILDVRSRGLPIVLISHNMPHVFEVADRIHIHRLGRRLAVIDPKEYTMSDAVAFMTGAKAAPSETVAA from the coding sequence ATGGATCAGAAAGGTATCGGCATGACCGTGACAGGCGAACCCCTTCTCACCGCGCGCGGCCTCGTCAAGCGCTATGGACGCGTGACTGCGCTCGATAACGCCGATTTCGATCTCTATCCCGGCGAAATCCTTGCCGTTATCGGCGACAACGGCGCCGGCAAATCATCGCTGATCAAGGCGATTTCGGGTGCCGTCATTCCCGATGAAGGCGAGATCAAGCTGGAGGGCAAAACGGTCCAGTTTCGCTCGCCAATGGAAGCGCGCGAAGCCGGCATCGAAACGGTCTATCAGAACCTGGCGCTATCGCCGGCGCTCTCGATCGCGGACAACATGTTCCTCGGCCGCGAGATCCGCAAACCCGGTGTCCTCGGCTCCGTGTTCCGCATGCTCGACCGGCCTGCGATGGAAAAACGCGCCCGAGACAAGCTCACCGAACTCGGCCTTATGACGATCCAGAACATCAACCAGGCGGTGGAAACGCTTTCCGGCGGCCAGCGTCAGGGCGTGGCGGTGGCGCGCGCTGCCGCCTTCGGTTCCAGGGTCGTCATCATGGACGAGCCAACGGCCGCACTTGGCGTCAAGGAAAGCCGCAAGGTCCTGGAACTCATCCTCGACGTGCGCTCACGCGGCTTGCCGATCGTGCTGATCTCGCACAATATGCCGCATGTTTTCGAGGTGGCGGATCGTATCCATATCCACCGTCTCGGACGCCGACTGGCTGTGATCGATCCGAAGGAATACACCATGTCCGATGCCGTCGCCTTCATGACCGGCGCCAAGGCTGCGCCATCGGAGACCGTGGCCGCATGA
- a CDS encoding nucleoside triphosphate hydrolase → MSATIEDIAGEIIARAGDTKRFLVAIAGPPGAGKSTLADNVAEALRTKGESAEVLPMDGFHMDNAVLIEKGLLKRKGVPESFDVRAFLDIVKAVRAADQEVLVPVFDRSRELAIASARIVSPDHRFIVIEGNYLLLSQGKWAALEGMFDYSIMLAPPMEVLEQRLWERWKGYELDDEAARDKVYGNDLPNGRLILENRRRADATVDIVQG, encoded by the coding sequence ATGAGCGCCACGATTGAGGACATCGCCGGCGAGATCATCGCGCGCGCCGGCGATACAAAACGGTTCCTGGTGGCCATCGCCGGCCCGCCGGGCGCCGGCAAATCGACCTTGGCTGACAATGTGGCCGAGGCGCTGAGGACCAAGGGTGAAAGCGCCGAGGTCCTGCCGATGGACGGCTTCCACATGGACAATGCCGTCCTGATTGAAAAGGGCCTGCTGAAGCGCAAGGGTGTCCCCGAAAGCTTCGACGTGCGCGCCTTTCTCGATATCGTCAAGGCGGTGCGCGCGGCCGATCAGGAAGTGCTGGTGCCGGTCTTCGACCGTTCGCGTGAACTTGCGATCGCCTCAGCCCGCATCGTCTCGCCCGATCATCGCTTCATCGTCATTGAGGGCAATTACCTGCTCCTCAGCCAGGGTAAATGGGCGGCACTGGAGGGCATGTTCGACTATTCGATCATGCTCGCGCCACCCATGGAAGTCCTGGAGCAGCGGCTCTGGGAGCGCTGGAAGGGCTATGAACTCGACGATGAGGCAGCGCGCGATAAGGTCTACGGCAACGACCTGCCCAACGGCCGCCTGATTCTGGAAAACCGTCGCCGGGCGGACGCCACCGTCGATATCGTGCAGGGCTGA